One Neisseria sicca genomic region harbors:
- a CDS encoding Hcp family type VI secretion system effector, which yields MAIPAYMWLKDDGGSVIKGSVDVNGREDSVEIVEFLHNVRIPTDANTGKLTGTRVHEPIVLFKEYDASSPYLYKAVTTGQTLKEVEIKWYQIDASGQEKEYFNTKLDNVKVVAVGPVMHNIKDPARERYNHLERVELRYEKITWTYKDGNIIHSDSWNESRA from the coding sequence ATGGCAATTCCTGCTTATATGTGGTTGAAAGACGACGGCGGTTCCGTTATTAAAGGTTCTGTTGACGTCAATGGTCGCGAAGACAGCGTTGAAATCGTTGAGTTTCTGCACAATGTCCGTATTCCTACGGATGCCAATACTGGCAAACTGACAGGTACTCGCGTTCACGAACCTATCGTATTGTTTAAAGAATACGATGCTTCTTCACCATACCTGTACAAAGCAGTAACAACTGGTCAAACTTTGAAAGAAGTAGAAATCAAGTGGTACCAAATTGACGCTTCCGGTCAAGAGAAAGAGTATTTCAATACCAAACTGGACAACGTTAAAGTTGTAGCAGTAGGTCCTGTAATGCACAACATCAAAGATCCTGCTCGCGAACGTTACAATCACTTGGAACGCGTTGAATTGCGTTACGAAAAAATCACTTGGACTTATAAAGACGGAAACATCATTCATTCCGACAGCTGGAACGAAAGCCGCGCTTAA
- the tssB gene encoding type VI secretion system contractile sheath small subunit, whose amino-acid sequence MSKSFQNEVPPSRINIKLDLHTGGAQKKVELPLKLLVTGDYSNGQDKRDLAEKEKVNINKNNFDSVLSDFNPKANLTVKNTLSPAGGEMNINLNFKSMRDFHPEQIAQNVPELRALLAMRNLLRDLKSNLLDDSAFRRELETILRDENLSAELRDRLEKIAPVNK is encoded by the coding sequence GTGAGCAAAAGTTTCCAAAACGAAGTTCCACCTTCACGTATCAATATCAAACTAGACCTCCATACCGGAGGCGCACAGAAAAAAGTCGAGCTTCCGCTCAAACTTTTAGTCACCGGTGATTACAGCAATGGTCAAGACAAACGCGACCTTGCCGAAAAAGAAAAAGTCAATATCAATAAAAACAACTTTGATTCCGTATTGTCCGACTTTAATCCTAAAGCCAACCTGACTGTGAAAAACACCCTCTCCCCTGCCGGCGGCGAGATGAACATCAATTTGAATTTCAAATCTATGCGGGATTTCCACCCGGAACAAATTGCACAAAATGTTCCCGAGCTGCGCGCTTTATTGGCTATGCGCAACCTGCTCCGTGACTTGAAATCCAACCTGTTGGACGATTCGGCATTCCGTCGCGAACTGGAAACCATCTTGCGTGACGAAAATCTGTCTGCCGAACTGCGCGACCGCCTCGAAAAAATTGCACCTGTTAACAAATAA
- the tssH gene encoding type VI secretion system ATPase TssH has protein sequence MSAHDQALLLRRLNTHCQQAMEAAAGLCQTRGHAEITVDHLFIKLFELGDGDVNALLRRYEIDLENIWNPLLSTMDKLPRNVRGNPSLSKSLISLLSDAWLLASDEGASEIRSAFLYQALLKSPYRLMTQEAWPLLSLTETQIGRLKTWLDEVSIEGENNTFAQPASEEGQHTVSAESKPQQTATAGQNDALARFTVNLTEKAAQGGIDPVFGRETEIRQMMDILSRRRKNNPILVGEPGVGKTALVEGLALKIASGEVPKILENTQVLVLDLGLLQAGAGVKGEFEQRLRNVIEAVQNSEEPVLLFIDEAHTLIGAGNSAGGADAANLLKPALARGELRTIAATTWSEYKQYFEKDAALERRFQMVKVDEPDDEAAFTMLRGLKQRYAAYHKVHIQDSAVIAAVQLSRKYITGRQLPDKAVDLLDTAAARVRMSLDTVPHIFGLMDAQISSLQRELEALDADKQLGRLNASQQDNIRQVEQEIAQLNEEREEMNRRYQEEKQLADEIQSLMEAAKNTELTSEERQAAQHSLTEKQQQLDAVVAGKPLIFTSVDETVIADIIADWTGVPAGSVLKDELANLLQLESLLEKRVVGQSEAIHAIAQSLRAAKAGLKTNDSPLGVFLLSGPSGVGKTETALALADALFGGEKSLITINLSEYREAHTVSQLKGSPPGYVGYGEGGVLTEAVRQKPYSVVLLDEVEKAHKDILNLFYQVFDKGMMRDGEGREIDFKNTVILMTSNLGANELTQLLQPQEPEKTEEAVAEEGKEQNAQEQIVDTEVELSAQMPDGSSENACVSDDPVETDETPEFSLEELAEAIRPILTDHFQAALLARMQVVPYRPLEKEALAQIVRLKLDKIADRLYEAHQTRLSYSEDFAALLADSCTTGDSGARNIDHLLNRQVMPAIAQSFLQWQQTAGHMPEHAKLELGEDGIDVLFE, from the coding sequence ATGTCTGCACATGATCAAGCATTATTATTACGTCGTCTGAACACGCATTGTCAGCAGGCGATGGAAGCTGCAGCCGGCTTATGTCAAACACGAGGTCATGCCGAAATTACGGTTGACCATTTATTTATCAAATTGTTCGAACTAGGGGATGGAGACGTTAATGCCTTATTGAGGCGTTACGAAATTGATTTAGAAAATATTTGGAATCCTTTGTTGAGTACGATGGACAAACTTCCACGCAATGTTCGTGGTAATCCTTCTTTGTCTAAATCATTGATTAGTTTATTGTCGGATGCATGGTTGTTGGCAAGTGACGAAGGTGCATCTGAAATCCGTTCGGCTTTCCTATATCAGGCATTGCTGAAATCTCCTTACCGTCTGATGACGCAGGAAGCATGGCCCTTATTAAGCCTGACTGAAACACAGATAGGTCGTCTGAAAACTTGGTTGGACGAAGTTTCTATCGAAGGTGAGAATAATACATTTGCGCAGCCGGCTTCAGAAGAAGGTCAGCATACAGTTTCAGCGGAATCTAAACCCCAACAAACCGCTACAGCAGGACAAAACGATGCGCTTGCACGTTTTACCGTCAATTTGACTGAAAAAGCCGCTCAGGGCGGTATTGACCCTGTATTTGGACGTGAAACTGAAATCCGTCAAATGATGGATATTTTATCGCGTCGCCGTAAGAACAACCCTATTTTGGTTGGCGAACCGGGTGTCGGTAAAACTGCATTGGTAGAAGGTCTGGCATTGAAAATCGCTTCAGGCGAGGTGCCTAAGATATTGGAAAACACCCAAGTATTGGTGTTGGACTTAGGTCTTCTGCAAGCGGGTGCAGGGGTGAAAGGCGAATTTGAACAACGCCTGCGCAATGTTATCGAGGCTGTTCAGAATTCTGAAGAACCCGTTTTATTATTCATCGACGAAGCGCATACGTTAATCGGTGCCGGAAACAGCGCGGGCGGCGCGGATGCAGCCAACCTCTTAAAACCGGCTTTGGCGCGGGGTGAATTGCGTACCATCGCAGCGACAACCTGGAGCGAATACAAACAATACTTTGAAAAAGACGCCGCGTTGGAACGCCGTTTCCAAATGGTCAAGGTTGACGAACCCGATGATGAGGCTGCATTCACCATGCTCCGCGGTTTGAAGCAACGTTATGCCGCTTACCATAAAGTCCATATTCAGGACTCCGCCGTCATCGCAGCCGTACAACTTTCCCGAAAATATATTACCGGCCGCCAACTGCCGGACAAAGCCGTAGATTTGTTGGATACGGCAGCCGCACGCGTCCGCATGAGTTTGGATACCGTGCCTCATATTTTCGGTTTGATGGATGCCCAAATTTCTTCACTGCAACGCGAGCTGGAGGCATTGGATGCCGACAAGCAATTAGGTCGTCTGAATGCTTCGCAGCAAGATAACATTCGACAAGTTGAGCAAGAGATTGCCCAATTGAATGAAGAGCGCGAAGAAATGAACCGCCGATATCAGGAAGAAAAACAATTGGCGGATGAAATCCAATCCTTGATGGAAGCTGCCAAGAATACAGAATTGACTTCTGAAGAGCGACAAGCCGCGCAACACAGCCTGACCGAGAAACAGCAACAGCTTGATGCCGTTGTCGCCGGTAAACCGTTGATTTTCACCAGCGTTGATGAGACCGTAATCGCCGATATTATTGCCGATTGGACGGGCGTCCCCGCAGGCAGCGTCCTCAAAGACGAACTGGCAAACCTGCTGCAACTGGAAAGCCTGCTTGAGAAACGCGTGGTTGGGCAAAGTGAAGCCATTCATGCTATCGCGCAAAGTTTGAGAGCCGCTAAAGCAGGTTTGAAAACCAACGATTCCCCATTGGGCGTATTCCTGTTGAGCGGTCCGTCCGGCGTAGGTAAAACAGAAACGGCGCTGGCTTTGGCAGATGCGCTGTTCGGCGGCGAAAAATCGCTGATTACCATCAACCTGTCCGAATACCGCGAAGCGCATACCGTTTCCCAACTCAAAGGCTCGCCTCCGGGTTATGTCGGTTATGGCGAAGGCGGCGTTTTGACCGAAGCAGTACGTCAAAAACCTTACAGCGTCGTATTATTGGACGAAGTTGAGAAAGCCCATAAAGACATTCTCAACCTCTTCTACCAAGTTTTCGACAAAGGCATGATGCGTGACGGCGAAGGTCGGGAAATCGATTTCAAAAATACCGTTATCCTGATGACGTCAAACTTGGGTGCGAACGAATTGACCCAATTGCTGCAACCGCAAGAGCCTGAAAAAACAGAAGAAGCTGTTGCAGAAGAGGGTAAAGAGCAAAACGCGCAAGAGCAGATTGTGGACACTGAAGTCGAACTTTCTGCACAAATGCCGGATGGCTCGTCTGAAAACGCCTGCGTTTCAGACGACCCTGTTGAAACCGATGAAACGCCTGAATTCAGTCTGGAAGAGTTGGCAGAAGCGATTCGTCCGATACTGACAGACCATTTCCAAGCTGCTCTGTTGGCGCGTATGCAGGTTGTTCCTTATCGTCCGTTGGAAAAAGAGGCATTGGCTCAAATCGTCAGACTGAAGCTGGACAAAATTGCTGACCGACTGTACGAAGCCCATCAAACACGCCTCAGTTACAGCGAAGATTTTGCAGCGCTTCTGGCTGATTCTTGCACTACCGGCGACAGCGGCGCACGCAATATCGACCATTTGCTCAACCGCCAAGTCATGCCTGCTATCGCGCAAAGCTTTTTGCAATGGCAGCAAACCGCAGGGCATATGCCTGAACATGCAAAATTGGAGTTGGGCGAAGATGGTATAGACGTTTTATTTGAATAA
- the tssK gene encoding type VI secretion system baseplate subunit TssK has product MKFHKPLWEEGVLLSPQHFQQQNVFNSYIYATVIKLMGEFKWGCFRCEFDQQTLELGKIKLDELQACLPDGTLIDLQSGSGSVEVRDINSLPMRARNTVLLALPVYQAHVPNLVDENGAGNTPRRFVKKFEQVEDLFSAEEAELAVEQLNLQIRFDFEDNDDYITCPIGVVEKNENGALIWSKDYIPPLLSITGSEVLLSCLNRITLLVLSRIDNLSARRRARSENTVDFSVSDSTLFWFLHGLNTIYPELKHLNDYPQQHPEELYKLLVRLLGMLYTFRVSESVNEMEPYDHFDLFGTFNRLELKIRSLLDEVIPSPVIELSLEHTKSTHWRAQIFDSRIDDNAEFYISAHSDSVVFAELQKQLPLVSKIGAPEDVERVINTAVMGVPLQLLNQTPPGLPFRMDNVYFRLDKRHVAFSRMMQSQVCSIYVPTSIPNLHLSLFAVVSI; this is encoded by the coding sequence GTGAAATTTCATAAACCATTATGGGAAGAGGGTGTCTTGCTCTCTCCTCAGCACTTCCAACAACAAAACGTTTTTAATAGTTACATTTATGCAACAGTAATAAAATTGATGGGTGAATTCAAGTGGGGATGTTTTCGTTGCGAGTTCGACCAGCAGACGCTTGAATTAGGAAAAATTAAATTGGATGAGCTTCAGGCCTGCCTGCCGGACGGAACTCTAATCGACTTGCAGTCGGGCAGTGGCTCTGTTGAAGTTCGTGATATTAATAGCCTGCCTATGAGAGCGCGAAATACAGTGCTGTTGGCTCTCCCGGTTTATCAAGCGCATGTACCGAATTTGGTGGATGAAAACGGGGCTGGAAATACCCCCAGAAGGTTTGTGAAAAAGTTCGAGCAAGTTGAGGATTTATTTTCCGCTGAGGAGGCAGAACTTGCCGTTGAGCAATTAAATTTACAAATTCGTTTTGATTTCGAGGATAATGACGATTACATTACATGCCCTATCGGCGTAGTGGAAAAAAACGAGAATGGGGCATTGATTTGGTCTAAAGACTACATCCCTCCATTATTGTCGATTACAGGTTCGGAAGTTTTACTTTCATGTCTGAATAGAATCACTTTGCTGGTGTTGTCCCGTATAGATAACTTATCTGCCCGCCGTCGGGCGCGTAGTGAAAATACGGTCGATTTTTCTGTGTCTGACTCGACCTTGTTCTGGTTCTTGCACGGATTAAATACGATTTATCCTGAATTGAAACATTTGAATGATTATCCGCAGCAACATCCAGAGGAGCTTTATAAGCTCTTGGTTCGTTTACTTGGTATGTTGTACACATTCAGGGTGAGTGAATCAGTTAATGAAATGGAGCCATACGATCATTTTGATCTGTTTGGAACCTTCAACCGTTTGGAGTTGAAAATCCGCAGTCTGTTAGATGAAGTCATTCCATCGCCTGTCATCGAATTGTCGTTAGAACATACAAAATCTACACATTGGCGAGCTCAGATATTTGACAGCAGAATTGATGATAATGCGGAGTTTTATATCTCGGCACATTCTGATTCCGTTGTTTTTGCTGAATTGCAGAAGCAATTGCCATTGGTTAGCAAAATTGGTGCACCTGAAGACGTGGAACGCGTTATCAATACGGCAGTAATGGGAGTGCCTTTGCAGTTGTTGAATCAAACCCCTCCTGGTTTGCCGTTCCGAATGGATAATGTTTACTTCAGATTAGACAAACGGCATGTGGCATTTTCAAGAATGATGCAATCGCAGGTATGTAGTATTTACGTTCCAACATCTATACCCAATTTACATTTAAGCTTATTTGCAGTAGTGAGTATTTAA
- a CDS encoding DotU family type IV/VI secretion system protein, whose translation MNHNPLIRSELRDTALTVSALSAGFSPEHASTWYEYGKTLVENLRKNLANSGRSAEEIEEISYAQCALLDEVALQNLQGSDREVWEMNPMQVHFFQSYNAGDVLCDKIEKLCKTGSANSLIAEAYLSVINLGFKGRYILDEMALQNSQNSLKKMVAGLSSNAVTQDGQIFYVDRKSMPLKSLLTISPIWVFICCSVIAVVAYFAFGYYLDTLVEQTQAL comes from the coding sequence ATGAACCATAATCCATTGATTCGAAGTGAATTAAGAGATACTGCTTTGACCGTATCCGCATTATCGGCAGGTTTTAGTCCCGAGCATGCCTCAACATGGTATGAGTATGGCAAAACTTTGGTAGAGAATTTAAGAAAAAATTTAGCAAACTCTGGTCGTAGTGCAGAGGAGATTGAAGAGATTTCTTATGCGCAGTGTGCGCTTTTGGATGAGGTTGCACTGCAGAATCTGCAAGGAAGTGATCGAGAAGTGTGGGAAATGAATCCCATGCAAGTACATTTCTTCCAATCATACAATGCGGGCGATGTATTGTGCGACAAAATTGAAAAGCTGTGCAAAACAGGCAGTGCCAATTCTTTGATCGCCGAGGCATATTTGAGTGTAATCAATTTGGGCTTCAAGGGACGTTATATTTTAGATGAAATGGCTCTTCAAAATTCACAAAATAGCTTGAAAAAAATGGTTGCCGGGTTGTCTAGCAATGCGGTAACTCAAGATGGGCAAATATTCTATGTCGATCGTAAAAGCATGCCTCTTAAGAGTTTGCTGACGATTAGTCCGATATGGGTATTTATCTGTTGTTCTGTTATTGCAGTAGTAGCTTATTTTGCATTTGGATACTATCTGGATACTTTGGTTGAACAAACTCAAGCATTATAA
- the guaA gene encoding glutamine-hydrolyzing GMP synthase yields MTQDKILILDFGSQVTQLIARRVREAHVYCELHSFDMPLDEIKAFNPKGIILSGGPNSVYESDYQADTGIFDLGIPVLGICYGMQFMAHHLGGEVQPGNQREFGYAQVKTIDSELTRDIYDDAPNTLDVWMSHGDKVSKLPNGFAVIGDTPSCPIAMMENVEKQFYGIQFHPEVTHTKQGRALLNRFVLDICGAQPSWTMPNYIEEAVAKIREQVGSDEVILGLSGGVDSSVAAALIHRAIGDQLTCVFVDHGLLRLNEGKMVMDMFARNLGVKVIHVDAEEQFMAKLAGVTDPEKKRKIIGAEFIEVFDAEEKKLTNAKWLAQGTIYPDVIESAGAKTKKAHAIKSHHNVGGLPENMKLKLLEPLRDLFKDEVRELGVALGLPREMVYRHPFPGPGLGVRILGEVKKEYADLLRQADDIFIQELRNTTDENGTSWYDLTSQAFAVFLPVKSVGVMGDGRTYDYVVALRAVITSDFMTAHWAELPYSLLGRVSNRIINEVKGINRVVYDVSGKPPATIEWE; encoded by the coding sequence ATGACCCAAGACAAAATCCTCATCCTCGACTTCGGTTCGCAAGTTACCCAGCTTATCGCCCGCCGCGTGCGCGAAGCCCATGTTTATTGTGAGTTGCATTCTTTCGATATGCCTTTGGACGAAATCAAAGCCTTCAATCCGAAAGGCATCATCCTCTCCGGCGGCCCCAATTCCGTTTACGAATCCGACTATCAAGCCGATACCGGCATCTTCGATTTGGGTATTCCGGTTTTGGGTATCTGCTACGGAATGCAGTTTATGGCGCACCACTTGGGCGGCGAAGTTCAGCCCGGCAACCAGCGCGAATTCGGTTACGCGCAAGTCAAAACCATCGACAGCGAACTGACCCGCGATATTTACGACGACGCGCCGAACACGCTGGACGTATGGATGAGCCACGGCGATAAAGTGTCCAAGCTGCCCAACGGCTTTGCCGTGATCGGCGATACCCCGTCATGCCCGATTGCCATGATGGAAAACGTCGAAAAACAATTCTACGGCATCCAATTCCACCCCGAAGTGACCCACACCAAACAAGGCCGCGCCCTGTTGAACCGCTTTGTCTTGGACATCTGCGGCGCGCAACCCAGCTGGACGATGCCGAACTACATCGAAGAAGCCGTCGCCAAAATCCGCGAACAGGTCGGTAGCGACGAAGTGATTTTAGGGCTGTCGGGCGGCGTGGACTCTTCCGTAGCCGCCGCGCTGATTCACCGCGCCATCGGCGACCAACTGACTTGTGTGTTCGTCGATCACGGCCTCTTGCGCCTGAACGAAGGCAAAATGGTGATGGATATGTTCGCCCGCAACTTGGGTGTGAAAGTGATTCACGTCGATGCCGAAGAGCAATTCATGGCGAAACTCGCAGGCGTTACCGATCCCGAGAAAAAACGCAAAATCATTGGTGCGGAATTTATCGAAGTATTTGATGCCGAAGAGAAAAAACTCACCAACGCCAAATGGCTGGCGCAAGGCACGATTTACCCCGACGTCATCGAATCCGCAGGCGCGAAAACCAAAAAAGCCCACGCCATCAAATCGCATCACAACGTCGGCGGCCTGCCTGAAAACATGAAACTCAAGCTGCTTGAGCCGTTGCGCGACTTGTTCAAAGACGAAGTGCGCGAACTGGGCGTTGCTTTGGGCTTGCCGCGCGAAATGGTGTACCGCCATCCGTTCCCCGGTCCTGGTTTGGGCGTGCGTATCTTGGGCGAAGTGAAAAAAGAATACGCCGATTTGCTGCGTCAGGCGGACGACATTTTCATCCAAGAATTGCGCAATACCACCGACGAAAACGGCACATCTTGGTATGACCTGACCAGCCAAGCCTTCGCCGTGTTCCTGCCCGTCAAATCCGTCGGCGTAATGGGTGACGGACGCACTTACGACTACGTCGTCGCACTGCGTGCAGTCATCACCAGCGACTTCATGACCGCACACTGGGCAGAACTGCCGTACTCGCTGCTCGGCCGCGTGTCCAACCGCATCATCAACGAAGTCAAAGGCATCAACCGTGTGGTTTACGATGTAAGCGGCAAACCGCCTGCTACGATCGAGTGGGAATAA
- a CDS encoding YdcH family protein, with protein MFPEYRDLISKLKQEDAHFARLFDEHNELDDKITGLVNNPVTSGSEEIEELKKAKLKLKDELYALLQKAAGK; from the coding sequence ATGTTTCCAGAATATCGCGATTTAATTTCAAAATTAAAACAAGAAGATGCGCATTTTGCACGATTGTTTGACGAGCATAACGAGCTGGATGACAAAATTACCGGTTTGGTAAACAACCCTGTTACCAGCGGCTCTGAAGAAATCGAAGAGCTGAAAAAAGCTAAATTGAAACTGAAAGACGAGTTGTACGCTCTTCTGCAAAAAGCAGCAGGCAAATAA
- a CDS encoding OmpA family protein has translation MTYQKLSSFIIFIVVELILFYVLAIYWQASWMLKGGILALSIVAIFCAWLIRQRKNKENISIGSEVWQQIATELNNTGFTGRYVLRMPDSAVKMSNLVERYDDTVYINIFNPEHLYTVVWNLLQNIARKQISLSIELVLSPAINADVSMVMRGWLRNILFLQKKMGISVPVSFVIRAPFLFKESSDKRELFFALKTQGRWNVLNINQFFTDFKESLSIEFLQQNKQSNGCQYIWLIEALNCVEEQLLNRTDGGWEYVDVRSLSVVDDGDCQAKSVWATYISKNTQGLIHSFNNYQGNQFQYIHTELSDKYTVYHKNHAIDILFKVLSVCALGFLSASFFSMKNNSRLIEQISRHIENVRSEANSNERQQHLVLLKQDLQLLEKYRDEGVPAHLGLGLYRADLYIPKLKALMPKDPPPPKPIKPEPVKPVVITLDSLALFETGQFELKNNANKALIGALKAIESHPDTRILVEGHTDNVGNPVSNQQLSEKRAQSVKDWLVISSNVPESRFEVKGLGDTKPIADNQTEEGKAKNRRVEIILIPAVKQ, from the coding sequence ATGACTTATCAAAAGCTCTCGTCTTTCATTATTTTTATAGTAGTTGAGCTTATACTGTTTTATGTATTAGCAATATATTGGCAAGCTAGTTGGATGCTGAAAGGCGGTATTCTAGCTTTGTCAATTGTTGCTATATTTTGTGCTTGGTTAATCAGGCAGCGTAAGAACAAGGAAAATATCAGTATTGGTTCAGAAGTTTGGCAGCAAATTGCGACAGAATTAAATAATACTGGATTTACTGGGCGTTACGTTTTGCGTATGCCTGATTCTGCAGTGAAGATGTCGAATTTAGTCGAGAGGTATGATGACACAGTATATATAAATATTTTTAATCCAGAACATTTATACACTGTAGTTTGGAATCTGCTTCAGAATATAGCCCGTAAACAAATCTCACTCAGCATAGAGCTGGTGTTGTCTCCCGCCATAAATGCCGATGTATCTATGGTTATGCGGGGGTGGTTGCGCAATATATTGTTTTTGCAGAAAAAAATGGGTATATCTGTACCTGTAAGTTTTGTTATTCGTGCTCCCTTTCTTTTCAAAGAGTCTTCAGATAAAAGAGAGCTATTTTTTGCCTTAAAAACACAGGGCAGATGGAATGTATTAAATATTAATCAGTTTTTTACTGATTTTAAAGAAAGTCTGTCTATTGAGTTTTTACAGCAAAATAAACAATCAAACGGTTGTCAATATATATGGCTGATCGAGGCACTCAATTGCGTCGAAGAGCAATTGTTGAATCGTACAGACGGGGGGTGGGAATATGTCGATGTACGCAGCTTAAGCGTAGTTGACGATGGAGACTGCCAAGCTAAATCAGTATGGGCAACTTATATTTCTAAGAATACACAAGGGTTAATCCATTCTTTTAATAATTATCAAGGTAATCAATTTCAATATATTCATACCGAATTGTCAGATAAATATACCGTTTATCATAAAAATCATGCTATTGATATACTTTTTAAAGTATTATCTGTTTGTGCATTAGGTTTTTTATCTGCTTCGTTTTTCTCTATGAAAAACAATAGCCGTTTAATAGAACAAATCAGCCGGCATATAGAAAATGTTCGGTCTGAGGCAAATTCAAATGAGCGGCAACAACATTTGGTATTGCTAAAGCAGGATTTGCAATTGCTTGAGAAATACCGTGATGAGGGTGTACCAGCACATTTAGGATTAGGGTTATATCGTGCGGATTTATATATTCCAAAGTTAAAAGCCTTAATGCCGAAAGATCCTCCACCTCCAAAACCGATAAAACCGGAACCTGTGAAACCTGTAGTTATTACTTTAGACAGCTTGGCTTTGTTTGAAACAGGTCAGTTTGAACTAAAAAATAATGCCAATAAAGCATTGATTGGTGCATTAAAAGCAATTGAGTCACATCCTGATACACGAATTTTAGTTGAAGGACATACTGATAATGTTGGAAATCCTGTTTCTAATCAGCAGTTATCAGAAAAGCGTGCTCAATCGGTCAAAGATTGGTTGGTTATCTCTTCTAATGTCCCGGAGAGTCGGTTTGAAGTTAAAGGATTGGGTGATACCAAGCCTATTGCAGATAATCAGACGGAAGAAGGTAAGGCCAAAAACCGTAGGGTTGAGATCATACTGATTCCGGCTGTAAAACAGTAA
- the tssC gene encoding type VI secretion system contractile sheath large subunit produces the protein MQKRQEAQTTVIEQENTASVYEALCQKINLNAVDSVIDIEQFQSAEKMSEASADERIAAAVSVFLKMIQDSSQKVERLDKSLLDYHIARIDEQLSRQLDEILHNEEFQKIESAWRGLKFLVDRTDFRHNVKIEILDVSKEDLIQDFEDAPEIVQSGLYRHTYSNEYDTPGGEPIGAVISNYEFDRSPQDMALLRNISRVSASAHMPFIGSVGPSFFGKESMEEVAGIQDLANYMDRAEYIKWKSFRETDDARYIGLTLPRFLARLPYGSDTVPVRSFNYEEQVKGTEHDRYLWANASFAFAANMVRSFINNGWCVQIRGPQAGGLIEDLPIHMYDLGTGNQVKIPTEVLIPETREFEFANLGFVPLSFYKNRDYACFFSANSAQKPALYETKEATANSRINARLPYVFLLSRLAHYLKLIQRENIGTTKDRRMLELELNTWINTLVTEMTDPSDELQATHPLREAKVLVEDIEDNPGFFKVRLFARPHFQIEGLDVNLSLVSQMPKEKK, from the coding sequence ATGCAAAAACGCCAAGAAGCCCAAACAACCGTTATAGAACAAGAAAACACAGCCAGCGTTTATGAAGCGCTGTGTCAAAAAATCAACTTAAACGCCGTCGACTCCGTCATCGACATCGAACAGTTCCAAAGCGCCGAAAAAATGTCCGAAGCCTCTGCGGATGAACGCATTGCAGCGGCGGTCAGCGTATTTTTAAAGATGATTCAAGACTCATCTCAAAAAGTAGAACGCCTCGACAAAAGCCTGTTGGACTACCATATCGCACGCATTGACGAACAACTCAGCCGCCAATTAGATGAAATCCTCCATAACGAAGAATTCCAAAAAATCGAATCTGCATGGCGCGGCCTGAAATTCTTGGTTGACCGTACAGACTTCCGTCACAACGTTAAAATTGAAATCCTCGACGTCTCCAAAGAAGACTTGATTCAAGACTTTGAAGATGCCCCTGAAATTGTCCAAAGTGGACTGTATCGCCACACCTATAGCAACGAATACGACACTCCGGGCGGCGAACCGATCGGTGCAGTCATTTCCAACTACGAATTTGACCGCAGCCCGCAAGACATGGCTTTGCTGCGCAATATTTCACGCGTCTCCGCCTCTGCACACATGCCGTTCATCGGCTCTGTCGGCCCATCTTTCTTCGGTAAAGAAAGCATGGAAGAAGTCGCCGGCATTCAGGACTTGGCGAACTATATGGACCGTGCCGAATACATCAAATGGAAAAGCTTCCGCGAAACCGATGATGCGCGCTATATCGGCCTGACCCTGCCCCGCTTCCTTGCCCGTCTGCCTTACGGTAGCGATACAGTTCCTGTACGCAGCTTCAATTACGAAGAACAAGTTAAGGGCACCGAACACGATCGTTACTTATGGGCAAACGCATCCTTTGCCTTCGCTGCCAACATGGTTCGCAGCTTCATCAACAACGGCTGGTGCGTTCAAATCCGCGGACCACAAGCCGGCGGTCTAATTGAAGACTTGCCTATCCATATGTATGATTTGGGTACCGGCAATCAAGTAAAAATCCCTACCGAAGTTCTGATTCCCGAAACCCGCGAATTTGAATTTGCCAATTTGGGCTTCGTACCGCTGTCTTTCTATAAAAACCGCGATTACGCTTGCTTCTTCTCGGCCAACTCAGCGCAAAAACCTGCGCTCTACGAAACCAAAGAAGCGACGGCAAACAGCCGCATCAATGCCCGTTTGCCTTACGTTTTCCTGCTTTCCCGTCTGGCTCACTATCTCAAACTAATCCAACGCGAAAACATCGGTACAACCAAAGACCGCCGTATGCTCGAATTGGAATTGAACACTTGGATCAATACATTGGTTACTGAAATGACAGATCCAAGCGACGAGTTGCAGGCAACGCATCCTCTGCGTGAAGCCAAAGTCTTGGTTGAAGATATCGAAGACAACCCCGGCTTCTTCAAAGTCCGTCTGTTTGCCCGTCCTCACTTCCAAATCGAAGGCTTGGATGTGAACCTGTCCTTGGTATCTCAAATGCCGAAAGAGAAAAAATAA